One Yimella lutea DNA window includes the following coding sequences:
- a CDS encoding exonuclease SbcCD subunit D: protein MRLLHTSDWHLGRSFHGVGLLDAQRAFLQHLVEVVRSERVDALLVSGDIYDRALPSPDTVAVLDDALVALSEAGTSVILSSGNHDSARRLGFGARLLSRVGLHIVTDLSQIGSPIVVGDTAIHALPYLEPAVAAEALGATERTHAGVMRAALSRVREHPGAARTVVMAHSFVAGATTSDSERDVSVGGLGVVPVEVFDDIDYVALGHLHRPQVLRDNVRYSGSPMPFSFSEAGHPKSSTLVDLDAGTYEQIPTPVFRGLARLRGELEELLDDPSLDHAQDAWCEVTLTDALQPVAAMERIRGRFPHTLSLHFDRPVRADSGQSYVQRLHAKADVEVCCDFVEHVRSTPVDEAEQALLQEGLGAIRVARAGKDDEGVADRRAGVA from the coding sequence ATGCGCTTGCTCCACACCTCCGACTGGCACCTGGGCCGGTCCTTCCATGGGGTCGGGCTGCTCGATGCCCAGCGCGCATTTCTGCAGCACCTGGTCGAGGTCGTTCGGTCCGAGCGCGTCGACGCACTGCTGGTGTCGGGCGACATCTACGACCGTGCTCTCCCCTCTCCCGACACAGTCGCCGTACTGGACGATGCGCTGGTCGCCCTGTCGGAGGCCGGCACCAGCGTGATCCTGTCCAGCGGCAATCACGACTCCGCCCGGCGGCTCGGTTTCGGTGCCCGGCTGCTGTCCCGCGTCGGGTTGCACATCGTCACCGATCTGTCGCAGATCGGTTCACCCATCGTGGTGGGCGACACCGCGATCCACGCCCTCCCCTACCTCGAACCTGCTGTTGCGGCCGAGGCGCTCGGTGCCACCGAGCGCACCCACGCGGGAGTGATGCGAGCGGCGCTGTCCCGCGTCCGCGAACACCCGGGGGCCGCACGCACGGTCGTGATGGCCCATTCCTTCGTCGCGGGCGCGACGACCAGCGACTCCGAGCGTGATGTGTCGGTCGGCGGGCTCGGAGTCGTCCCCGTCGAGGTCTTCGACGACATCGACTACGTGGCGCTGGGACACTTGCACCGGCCGCAGGTGCTGCGCGACAACGTCCGTTACAGCGGGTCGCCGATGCCGTTCTCGTTCAGCGAGGCCGGCCACCCGAAGTCGTCCACGCTGGTCGACCTCGACGCCGGCACCTACGAACAGATCCCCACGCCGGTGTTCCGCGGCCTGGCCCGCTTGCGGGGCGAACTCGAAGAACTCCTCGACGACCCGTCGTTGGATCATGCGCAGGACGCCTGGTGCGAGGTCACACTGACCGACGCGCTGCAGCCGGTCGCCGCCATGGAGCGAATCCGTGGCCGTTTCCCGCATACGTTGTCGCTGCATTTCGACAGACCGGTGCGGGCGGACTCCGGCCAGTCCTACGTCCAACGCCTGCACGCCAAGGCCGACGTCGAGGTCTGCTGCGACTTCGTCGAGCACGTCCGTTCCACCCCGGTGGACGAGGCCGAGCAGGCGCTGCTGCAGGAAGGTCTCGGCGCGATCCGGGTCGCTCGCGCCGGCAAGGACGACGAAGGTGTCGCCGACCGGCGAGCGGGTGTGGCGTGA
- a CDS encoding glutamate--cysteine ligase: MGSDIAGTSYTREERQRYREKVRQDLDVFERMLHTRGFEFDRQLTGMEIEMNLVDGQMQPTMNNAAVLEKIHDADYQTELGQYNIELNVSPRPMPGEEALKLEQDLRASLNRAAGLAEEAGARIVTIGILPTIMPDHFHTEWMSANTRYAALNEAIFNARGEDLFIDIEGPTGERLATYADSIAPESACTSVQLHLQVKPLQFAAYWNAAQAVSGVQLALGANSPFFFGKQLWHETRIPLFKQATDTRSVELKNQGVRPRVWFGERWITSIFDLFEENVRYFPALLPECSDEDPVALFEKGEAPDLSELRLHNGTVYRWNRPIYDIVGGRPHLRVENRVLPAGPTIVDTIANSAFYYGVVRILAEDERPVWTRMSFAAANENFSQCARRGIDAKVYWPGFGEVAADELILRHLLPLAHEGLEKWGVSQAVRDRYLGVVEDRCRAGVNGATWQIACVNKLEEQGLSRHDALVAMMERYLVGMSANEPVHTWQLP, from the coding sequence ATGGGATCCGACATCGCAGGTACGAGTTACACCCGCGAAGAACGACAGCGTTACCGCGAGAAAGTCCGTCAGGATCTCGACGTCTTCGAACGCATGCTGCACACCCGTGGCTTCGAGTTCGACCGACAACTGACCGGCATGGAGATCGAGATGAACCTCGTCGACGGCCAGATGCAGCCGACGATGAACAATGCGGCGGTGCTGGAGAAGATCCACGACGCCGACTACCAGACCGAACTCGGCCAATACAACATCGAGCTCAACGTGAGCCCGCGTCCGATGCCGGGCGAGGAAGCTCTCAAGCTCGAGCAGGACCTCCGGGCCAGCCTCAACCGCGCCGCCGGTCTGGCCGAGGAAGCCGGCGCCCGCATCGTCACGATCGGCATCCTGCCGACGATCATGCCCGACCACTTCCACACCGAGTGGATGAGCGCGAACACCCGGTACGCAGCCCTGAACGAGGCGATCTTCAACGCGCGCGGCGAGGATCTCTTCATCGACATCGAGGGCCCCACCGGCGAGCGCCTGGCGACCTACGCCGATTCGATCGCGCCGGAGTCGGCGTGTACCTCCGTGCAGTTGCACCTGCAGGTGAAGCCGCTGCAGTTCGCCGCGTATTGGAATGCGGCACAGGCCGTTTCGGGCGTCCAGCTCGCGCTCGGCGCGAACTCACCGTTCTTCTTCGGCAAGCAGCTGTGGCACGAGACACGCATCCCGCTGTTCAAGCAGGCGACCGACACCCGCAGTGTCGAGCTCAAGAATCAGGGTGTTCGTCCCCGCGTCTGGTTCGGCGAGCGGTGGATCACCTCGATCTTCGACCTGTTCGAGGAGAACGTCCGGTACTTCCCGGCGCTGTTGCCCGAGTGCAGCGACGAGGACCCGGTCGCACTCTTCGAAAAGGGGGAAGCTCCCGACCTGTCCGAACTGCGCCTGCACAACGGCACGGTCTACCGTTGGAACCGCCCGATCTACGACATCGTCGGCGGGCGCCCCCACCTGCGGGTCGAGAACCGCGTGCTGCCGGCCGGGCCGACCATCGTCGACACCATCGCCAATTCTGCCTTCTACTACGGCGTGGTGCGTATATTGGCGGAGGACGAGCGTCCGGTGTGGACCCGGATGAGCTTCGCGGCAGCTAACGAGAACTTCTCGCAATGCGCTCGCCGAGGCATCGACGCGAAGGTCTACTGGCCGGGCTTCGGCGAAGTCGCTGCGGACGAACTGATCCTGCGCCATCTGCTGCCGCTCGCACACGAGGGTCTGGAGAAGTGGGGGGTCTCGCAGGCGGTGCGCGACCGTTACCTCGGTGTCGTCGAGGACCGCTGCCGCGCCGGCGTCAACGGGGCGACCTGGCAGATCGCCTGCGTGAACAAGCTCGAGGAACAAGGACTGTCGCGACACGACGCACTGGTCGCCATGATGGAGCGTTACCTGGTCGGCATGAGCGCGAACGAGCCCGTGCACACCTGGCAGCTGCCCTGA
- a CDS encoding histidine phosphatase family protein: MSQPVEHSLVLIRHGQTEWSRTGQHTGTTDMPLLPDGEADARRMADFLADMNFVGAFSSPMQRAVRTAELAGLRDVEIAPELREWDYGGYEGMTTPQIREQVGDPTWEVFKDGVVPGKTPGESVWDVAARVSHVLAKVTPMIDEGNVALVAHGHSLRILASVFLQMSPRFGARLLLGAGSISMLGFHHGQPTIQVWNHQIKD, from the coding sequence ATGAGCCAACCGGTGGAGCACAGCCTCGTCCTGATCCGACACGGCCAGACCGAGTGGTCCCGCACCGGCCAGCACACCGGCACCACCGACATGCCGCTGTTGCCCGACGGCGAAGCGGACGCCCGCCGGATGGCCGACTTCCTGGCCGACATGAACTTCGTCGGCGCGTTCAGTTCACCGATGCAACGGGCCGTCCGGACGGCGGAACTGGCCGGTCTGCGCGATGTCGAGATCGCGCCCGAACTTCGTGAATGGGACTACGGCGGCTACGAAGGCATGACCACGCCGCAGATCCGCGAGCAGGTCGGTGATCCGACGTGGGAGGTCTTCAAGGACGGTGTCGTCCCGGGCAAGACTCCCGGCGAGTCCGTGTGGGACGTCGCCGCCCGTGTCTCCCACGTCCTGGCGAAGGTGACGCCGATGATCGACGAAGGCAACGTTGCGCTGGTCGCCCACGGTCACTCGTTGCGCATCCTGGCATCGGTGTTCCTGCAGATGAGTCCCCGCTTCGGCGCCCGTCTGCTGCTGGGTGCCGGCTCGATCTCGATGCTCGGCTTCCACCACGGTCAGCCGACCATCCAGGTGTGGAACCACCAGATCAAGGACTGA
- a CDS encoding OsmC family protein — protein sequence MTNNDAMRSVSIVRTSAGKFRATNARGGILDFGSGGDDQFTPVELLLASIAGCSAIDVDIFTSRRSEPDTFEVTASGEKLRDEQHNHMGPITVRFEVTFPEGEAGDAARKVLPDSVQQSHDRLCTVSRTVQLGAPVTMDIAEGR from the coding sequence ATGACGAACAACGACGCCATGCGCTCGGTCTCCATCGTCCGGACGTCCGCCGGCAAGTTCCGCGCGACCAACGCCCGCGGCGGCATCCTCGACTTCGGCAGCGGCGGTGACGACCAGTTCACGCCGGTCGAGCTTCTGTTGGCCTCGATCGCCGGTTGCTCGGCCATCGACGTCGACATCTTCACCAGCCGTCGCAGCGAACCCGACACCTTCGAGGTGACGGCGTCGGGGGAGAAGCTGCGCGACGAACAGCACAACCACATGGGGCCGATCACGGTGCGGTTCGAGGTCACGTTCCCCGAGGGCGAGGCAGGCGATGCCGCTCGCAAGGTGCTGCCCGATTCGGTGCAGCAGTCGCACGACCGTCTCTGCACGGTCAGCCGGACCGTTCAGCTCGGCGCACCGGTGACGATGGACATCGCCGAGGGCCGCTGA
- a CDS encoding DUF1697 domain-containing protein: MAVHIAFLRAVNVAPRWVKMEQLRKLLSDNGFDDVETHIQSGNIRFRTAMRSRAKIVATLERLIEDEFGFPVPVVLRTPDRLSRIAAYADALPDPIGGVQSRYVTFCVETPSSDTARTIGGWEVDGERLMVDGDEIHWWLAKSAHQAKISNARIEKLVGPATTRDLKVVRALAAKWGDPA, encoded by the coding sequence ATGGCGGTCCACATCGCGTTCCTGCGAGCGGTGAACGTCGCGCCGCGTTGGGTGAAGATGGAGCAGCTGCGAAAGCTGCTGTCCGACAACGGTTTCGATGACGTCGAAACCCACATCCAGTCAGGAAACATCCGGTTCAGGACGGCCATGCGCAGCCGCGCGAAGATCGTCGCCACGCTCGAGCGCCTGATCGAGGACGAGTTCGGCTTCCCTGTCCCGGTGGTGCTCCGAACACCGGATCGACTGAGCAGGATCGCTGCCTACGCCGATGCATTGCCCGATCCCATCGGCGGTGTGCAGAGTCGCTATGTGACGTTCTGCGTCGAGACGCCGTCGTCCGATACCGCGCGGACGATCGGCGGCTGGGAGGTCGACGGCGAGCGACTGATGGTCGACGGTGACGAAATCCATTGGTGGTTGGCGAAATCTGCGCACCAGGCGAAGATCTCCAATGCGCGTATCGAGAAGCTGGTCGGGCCGGCGACCACCCGCGACCTGAAGGTCGTTCGCGCCCTGGCCGCCAAGTGGGGCGACCCGGCGTAA
- a CDS encoding L-threonylcarbamoyladenylate synthase has protein sequence MARYYDVHPVDPQPRSINQAVDILRDGGLIAYPTDSCFALGAMLGNADAKDRIMRIRQLDDKHHFTLMCHDFAQLGQFVIIDNKVFRALKAATPGQYTFILPATSEVPRRFMHAKKKTVGVRIPSHPVVHSLLSALGEPLLTSTLLLPGEDEPMVDGWSIKDRLDHEVDAVIDSGECGTEPTTVVDFASGYPEIVRVGAGDPTPFE, from the coding sequence ATGGCCCGCTATTACGACGTCCACCCGGTCGACCCGCAGCCGCGCAGCATCAATCAGGCGGTCGACATCCTGCGCGACGGCGGCCTGATCGCATATCCGACAGACTCCTGCTTCGCGCTCGGTGCGATGCTCGGCAATGCCGACGCGAAGGATCGGATCATGCGCATCCGGCAGCTGGACGACAAGCACCACTTCACGCTGATGTGTCACGACTTCGCACAGCTCGGCCAGTTCGTGATCATCGACAACAAGGTGTTCCGTGCGCTGAAGGCCGCGACGCCGGGCCAGTACACCTTCATCCTGCCGGCCACCTCCGAGGTGCCGCGAAGGTTCATGCACGCCAAGAAGAAGACCGTCGGGGTGCGCATTCCGAGTCACCCGGTGGTGCACTCGTTGCTCAGCGCCCTCGGCGAACCGCTGCTGACCAGCACCCTGTTGCTACCCGGTGAGGACGAACCGATGGTCGACGGCTGGTCGATCAAGGATCGCCTCGATCACGAGGTGGACGCCGTCATCGACAGCGGGGAGTGCGGCACCGAACCGACCACCGTCGTGGACTTCGCGTCCGGCTACCCCGAGATCGTCCGGGTCGGTGCCGGCGATCCCACGCCCTTCGAGTGA
- a CDS encoding quinone oxidoreductase family protein, with amino-acid sequence MTRALMVTEHGDRSVLAVQDVDVVPPGPDEIQVQVAAIGVNFIDVYKRQGVYAGDTPFVLGEEAAGEVVAVGDGVADFAVGDRVAWGQSGGSAAELVNVKASVVVPVPDGLGLDIAAAAMLQGMTAHYLVNSTWPVQRDQVALVHAAAGGVGQLLVQMIGAKGADVIATAGSEDKLRIAHDLGAAHTINYREFEGEALAHEVRRVAGRGVDVVYDGVGETTFDASLASLRPRGMMVLFGGASGQVPPFDLQRLNSGGSLFVTRPTLRDYLLDRDELLWRAREVLGGLADGSLRLEIGASYPIDRAAAAYEALEGRRTTGKVILTP; translated from the coding sequence ATGACGCGCGCACTCATGGTGACCGAACACGGCGACCGATCCGTTCTCGCAGTGCAGGACGTCGATGTCGTACCGCCCGGGCCGGACGAGATCCAGGTGCAGGTGGCCGCCATCGGAGTCAACTTCATCGACGTCTACAAGCGGCAGGGCGTCTACGCCGGTGACACCCCGTTCGTCCTGGGCGAGGAGGCTGCCGGCGAGGTCGTGGCTGTCGGTGACGGCGTGGCAGATTTCGCCGTCGGCGACCGAGTTGCCTGGGGCCAATCCGGCGGCAGCGCAGCCGAACTGGTGAACGTGAAGGCGTCTGTCGTGGTGCCCGTGCCCGACGGTCTGGGTCTCGATATCGCCGCGGCGGCGATGCTGCAGGGGATGACGGCTCATTACCTGGTCAACTCCACCTGGCCGGTGCAGCGCGATCAGGTCGCGCTCGTCCACGCCGCTGCCGGAGGCGTGGGTCAGCTGCTGGTGCAGATGATCGGGGCCAAAGGGGCCGACGTCATTGCGACGGCCGGCAGCGAGGACAAACTGCGCATCGCGCACGATCTGGGTGCCGCACACACGATCAACTACCGCGAGTTCGAAGGTGAAGCCTTGGCCCACGAGGTCCGACGGGTGGCCGGGCGCGGCGTCGACGTCGTGTACGACGGCGTGGGCGAGACGACCTTCGACGCGTCCCTGGCCAGCCTGCGTCCACGCGGGATGATGGTGCTCTTCGGCGGAGCGAGCGGACAGGTGCCGCCGTTCGACCTGCAGCGCCTCAACAGTGGAGGGTCGCTGTTCGTCACCCGCCCCACGCTGCGTGACTACCTGCTCGACCGCGACGAATTGCTCTGGCGTGCACGCGAAGTGCTCGGTGGGTTGGCCGACGGCTCGTTGCGTCTGGAGATCGGGGCGAGTTACCCGATCGACCGAGCGGCAGCGGCTTATGAGGCTCTCGAGGGCCGCCGAACGACCGGCAAGGTGATCCTGACTCCCTGA
- a CDS encoding LLM class flavin-dependent oxidoreductase: MNPVIPLSVLELVPVSEGMARSTAFDHTRTLAADVDRLGYKRLWVAEHHGSTTFMASASSVVLADLAHHTERIRLGSGGVMLPNHAPLMVAEYYGTLATLYGDRFDLGIGRAPGTDPMTAAALRRGEPDLNSFASDVVAIIDLLGEPRSLPGGVRAIPGEGTNVPVWMLGSSTGGAQVAAALGLPYSFASHFAPQQIREALQVYREHFQADVRTAQVDRPTVMAGANVIIADTQAEAERLFTTSQQMRVHLRTGQLGPLLPPVDDLSTVIPEAALQFAGRPDERATFVGTAQTVHDRLSEFVEEHSLDEVIVTTYTFDPQHRRESYDALAQVWGLPG, from the coding sequence GTGAACCCAGTTATCCCGCTCTCGGTCCTCGAACTCGTCCCGGTCAGCGAAGGAATGGCGCGCTCGACCGCCTTCGACCACACGCGCACCCTCGCGGCCGATGTGGATCGCCTCGGTTACAAGCGCCTCTGGGTGGCCGAGCATCACGGGAGTACGACCTTCATGGCGTCCGCGAGTTCGGTGGTGCTGGCCGACCTGGCACACCACACCGAACGCATCCGCCTGGGCAGCGGCGGGGTCATGCTGCCCAACCACGCACCCCTGATGGTCGCCGAGTACTACGGCACCCTCGCCACCTTGTACGGCGACCGTTTCGATCTCGGCATCGGACGCGCCCCCGGCACCGACCCGATGACCGCTGCCGCCCTGCGGCGCGGCGAACCGGACCTGAACTCGTTCGCATCGGACGTCGTCGCGATCATCGATCTGCTGGGCGAGCCGCGGTCGCTGCCCGGCGGCGTCCGAGCGATCCCCGGCGAGGGCACGAACGTCCCGGTGTGGATGCTCGGGTCGTCCACCGGCGGCGCACAGGTGGCGGCCGCACTCGGGCTGCCCTACTCGTTCGCCTCCCACTTCGCACCGCAGCAAATCCGGGAGGCGCTGCAGGTGTACCGCGAGCACTTCCAGGCCGACGTGCGCACAGCACAGGTGGACCGGCCGACGGTGATGGCGGGGGCGAACGTGATCATCGCCGACACCCAGGCCGAGGCGGAGCGGCTGTTCACCACCTCGCAGCAGATGCGCGTCCACCTGCGCACCGGACAACTCGGCCCGCTGCTGCCGCCGGTCGACGACCTCTCGACGGTCATCCCGGAGGCAGCACTGCAGTTCGCCGGGCGACCCGACGAGCGCGCGACCTTCGTCGGGACGGCGCAGACCGTCCACGACCGGTTGAGCGAGTTCGTCGAGGAGCACTCCCTCGACGAGGTCATCGTGACGACGTACACCTTCGACCCGCAGCACCGTCGCGAGTCCTACGACGCGCTTGCGCAGGTCTGGGGTCTGCCCGGCTGA
- a CDS encoding FAD-binding oxidoreductase codes for MSASREAQAGVVQELTDELGADVVRTSDEQREAYRYDWARDPDAVLPLAVVLPRNVEQVQATMRWATRHGVFVIPRGAGSGLSGGASAQAGSIVLCLERMTAIEVDPATRTARAQAGALNASVKQAAAEHGLWYPPDPSSFQISTIGGNVATNAGGLCCVKYGVTVDYVLGLQVVLADGRLITLGGPRLKDVAGLPLIKLLVGSEGTLGIVTEVLCRLVPKLPEPATLVAIFETLTDAARAVVTTCATSRPSMVELIDNASINAVEDHRAMGLDRAAGAMLLIQSDAAGESRALELAAARAACEEASATEIFETDDPDEGAMFVEARRAVFPALERLGAYMLEDVGAPVPLLPELVGGVADIAAEHDLLIAVVAHAGDGNTHPVIVYDASNEDEKRRAATAFTQIMELALSLGGTITGEHGVGRLKQPLLSRQLGEDVMGLQHAIRKVWDPQGLLNPGAGY; via the coding sequence ATGAGCGCGAGCCGAGAAGCGCAGGCCGGTGTGGTCCAGGAACTGACCGATGAACTGGGCGCAGACGTGGTGCGCACCAGCGACGAGCAGCGCGAGGCCTACCGTTACGACTGGGCCCGTGACCCGGACGCGGTGTTGCCGTTGGCGGTTGTGCTGCCTCGGAACGTCGAACAGGTGCAGGCGACGATGCGATGGGCCACGCGGCACGGAGTATTCGTGATTCCGCGCGGCGCCGGCTCCGGCTTGTCCGGTGGTGCGAGTGCCCAGGCCGGCAGCATCGTGCTCTGCCTCGAACGGATGACCGCGATCGAGGTCGATCCGGCCACCCGAACCGCACGCGCGCAGGCGGGAGCGCTGAACGCATCCGTCAAGCAAGCCGCTGCCGAACACGGTCTGTGGTACCCGCCGGACCCGTCGTCCTTCCAGATCTCCACCATCGGCGGCAACGTCGCGACCAATGCCGGCGGCCTGTGCTGCGTGAAGTACGGGGTCACCGTCGACTACGTGCTGGGTCTGCAGGTGGTGCTGGCCGACGGTCGGCTCATCACCCTCGGCGGCCCGCGACTGAAGGACGTCGCCGGTCTGCCGCTGATCAAGTTGCTGGTCGGCAGCGAGGGCACCCTCGGCATCGTCACCGAGGTGTTGTGTCGCCTGGTGCCGAAACTGCCCGAACCTGCGACGTTGGTCGCCATCTTCGAGACGCTGACGGACGCGGCTCGAGCGGTGGTAACCACCTGCGCGACCAGTCGTCCTTCGATGGTCGAACTCATCGACAACGCGTCGATCAACGCGGTCGAGGACCACCGAGCGATGGGCCTCGACCGTGCGGCCGGCGCGATGCTGCTCATCCAGTCGGACGCCGCCGGCGAGTCGCGCGCCCTCGAACTCGCGGCCGCGCGCGCGGCGTGCGAAGAAGCGTCCGCGACCGAGATCTTCGAGACCGACGACCCGGACGAGGGCGCGATGTTCGTCGAAGCACGACGCGCTGTGTTCCCGGCCCTCGAACGGCTCGGTGCCTACATGCTGGAGGACGTCGGAGCACCGGTGCCGCTGCTGCCCGAACTCGTCGGGGGAGTGGCCGACATCGCGGCAGAGCACGATTTGCTGATCGCTGTGGTGGCTCACGCGGGTGACGGCAACACCCATCCGGTCATCGTGTACGACGCGTCGAACGAGGATGAAAAGCGGCGCGCTGCAACGGCTTTCACCCAGATCATGGAGTTGGCGCTCTCGCTCGGAGGAACGATCACCGGCGAGCACGGAGTCGGGCGGCTCAAGCAGCCGTTGCTGTCGCGCCAGCTCGGTGAGGACGTGATGGGTCTGCAACACGCGATCCGGAAGGTCTGGGATCCGCAGGGCCTGCTCAATCCCGGCGCCGGGTACTGA
- a CDS encoding dioxygenase family protein, with protein MSERMPVIYLSHGAPPLADDRTWASELSAWSTRLPTPRNVLIVSAHWENSPITVSSTTGAPLTYDFWGFDPKYYEVTYQPPAADELAASVARNVADLGPVFQDQDRGLDHGAYVPMVEMYPDAEVPVLQVSLPTLDPRSLFDFGRKLSTLRDEGTLIVGSGFTTHNLGWFHPSEPADAPAPTPSREFDHWAAERVGAGDVDAILDWESKAPAAREAHPRSEHWAPLFVALGAGSVDGAVSGSSEIDGFWYGLSKRSWSFA; from the coding sequence ATGAGCGAACGTATGCCGGTGATCTATCTGTCCCATGGTGCGCCGCCGCTCGCCGACGACCGCACATGGGCGAGCGAGCTGTCCGCGTGGTCCACGAGGCTGCCCACCCCACGCAACGTGCTGATCGTCTCGGCGCACTGGGAGAACAGCCCGATCACGGTGTCTTCGACCACCGGTGCACCACTGACCTACGACTTCTGGGGCTTCGACCCGAAGTACTACGAGGTGACCTACCAACCGCCGGCCGCGGACGAACTCGCCGCCTCGGTGGCCCGCAATGTCGCCGATCTCGGTCCCGTCTTCCAGGACCAGGATCGCGGACTCGATCACGGTGCCTACGTGCCGATGGTCGAGATGTACCCCGACGCCGAGGTGCCGGTTCTGCAGGTCTCCCTGCCGACGCTCGACCCACGCAGCCTGTTCGACTTCGGCCGCAAGCTGTCGACACTGCGCGACGAAGGCACTCTCATCGTCGGCTCCGGGTTCACCACCCACAACCTGGGGTGGTTCCACCCGTCCGAACCGGCGGACGCCCCTGCCCCGACGCCATCTCGCGAGTTCGACCACTGGGCGGCCGAGCGCGTGGGCGCCGGGGACGTCGACGCCATCCTCGACTGGGAGTCCAAGGCGCCCGCGGCCCGTGAGGCGCACCCGCGCTCGGAGCACTGGGCACCACTGTTCGTCGCCCTCGGCGCGGGCTCCGTCGATGGTGCGGTCAGCGGGAGCAGTGAGATCGACGGGTTCTGGTACGGACTCAGCAAACGATCGTGGAGTTTCGCCTGA
- a CDS encoding SDR family oxidoreductase, whose product MDIDGKVAIVTGAGAGIGAALGRALVGGGARVVLADLSPTVQDVAEELGDSAVAVTGDVADPGVIDELIGVADDRFGDVHLYFANAGVIGASGLEVTEQQWDHSFEVNTRAHIRAAQRLVPRWVEAGSGYFVSTASAAGLLTQIGSATYTVTKHAAVAYAEWLSITFGDQGVGVSCLCPMGVETAILYAGRDSGDRLGMAATNAVLSAGGVLTPDTVAQEVLEAVAAQQFLILPHAQVLEMMRQKTSDHERWLRGMRRYQASLLAD is encoded by the coding sequence GTGGACATCGACGGCAAGGTGGCGATCGTCACCGGAGCGGGCGCAGGCATCGGCGCCGCACTCGGACGAGCGCTGGTGGGAGGCGGTGCACGGGTCGTGCTCGCCGACCTGTCCCCCACCGTGCAGGACGTCGCAGAAGAATTGGGCGACAGCGCAGTTGCCGTCACCGGTGATGTGGCCGATCCCGGTGTGATCGACGAGTTGATCGGCGTGGCCGACGACCGCTTCGGCGACGTCCACCTCTACTTCGCGAATGCCGGCGTGATCGGCGCCAGCGGACTCGAGGTCACCGAGCAGCAGTGGGACCACAGCTTCGAGGTCAACACCCGCGCTCATATCCGGGCGGCACAGCGCCTGGTCCCCCGCTGGGTGGAGGCCGGATCCGGCTACTTCGTCAGCACGGCCTCCGCGGCAGGCCTGCTCACCCAGATCGGATCGGCCACCTACACCGTCACCAAACACGCTGCAGTCGCTTACGCGGAATGGCTCAGCATCACCTTCGGCGATCAGGGCGTCGGAGTCAGCTGCCTGTGCCCCATGGGAGTCGAGACCGCGATCCTGTACGCCGGTCGCGACAGTGGCGACCGGCTCGGAATGGCGGCCACCAACGCCGTGCTGTCGGCGGGAGGCGTGCTGACGCCCGACACGGTTGCGCAGGAGGTGCTGGAAGCCGTTGCGGCGCAGCAATTCCTGATCCTGCCGCACGCCCAGGTGCTTGAGATGATGCGACAGAAGACGTCGGATCACGAGCGCTGGCTGCGCGGAATGCGTCGTTACCAGGCGTCCTTGCTCGCCGACTGA
- a CDS encoding pseudouridine synthase codes for MRDHLVERLSALTPDEVDAKLDAGDVAEPDGTQVGRSTPYVAGRVVFVRREFAPEPVVPFGIPVIHEDERILVVDKPPFLATMPRGSHIVQTAVARLRDELDLPLLSPAHRLDRLTSGVLVLTKDPRWRGPYQELFATRRVVKTYLALAPALEDFDQTTDVYLHLTKVHGEHATRVEVAHPEPNSHTRIRRVEHRGDDARYELRPVTGRTHQLRATMSHLGAPIIGDPLYPRQLQVARSDFSTPLQLLAATIEFVDPVTKEPVSHRSGRRLPVCGVSS; via the coding sequence GTGCGTGATCACCTCGTCGAACGTCTGTCGGCGCTCACGCCGGACGAGGTCGATGCCAAGCTCGACGCGGGAGATGTCGCAGAACCCGACGGTACGCAGGTCGGTCGCTCCACGCCCTACGTCGCCGGACGGGTGGTGTTCGTCCGGCGGGAGTTCGCACCCGAGCCGGTCGTACCGTTCGGAATCCCGGTCATCCACGAGGACGAGCGGATTCTGGTCGTCGACAAGCCACCGTTCCTGGCGACGATGCCTCGTGGCAGCCACATCGTCCAGACCGCCGTTGCACGATTGCGAGACGAACTCGATCTGCCGTTGCTCAGTCCGGCTCATCGGCTCGACCGGCTGACCAGCGGCGTGCTGGTGCTGACCAAGGACCCGCGGTGGCGTGGCCCCTACCAGGAGTTGTTCGCCACCCGAAGAGTCGTCAAGACCTACCTCGCACTGGCGCCCGCGCTGGAGGACTTCGACCAAACCACCGATGTGTACCTGCACCTGACGAAGGTGCACGGCGAGCACGCAACCCGTGTCGAGGTTGCCCACCCGGAACCCAACTCTCACACCAGGATCCGACGGGTCGAACACCGTGGCGACGACGCTCGGTACGAGCTACGGCCGGTCACCGGACGGACGCATCAACTGCGGGCGACGATGAGCCACCTCGGTGCACCGATCATCGGTGACCCGCTGTACCCCCGGCAGCTGCAGGTCGCGCGGAGCGACTTCAGCACCCCACTGCAGTTGCTCGCAGCCACCATCGAGTTCGTCGACCCGGTGACGAAGGAGCCGGTCAGCCACCGAAGTGGCCGCCGGCTCCCCGTCTGCGGAGTCTCGTCTTGA